The nucleotide sequence CCGCCCGGTCGACCGCTCGGGCGACGCCGCGATCCTCGCCGCCGCCCTCGACCTCGTCGCCGAGCGGGACTACGACGGCATGGCCCTCGACGAGGTCGCCGCGCGCACCGGCCGCGCGAAGACCACGATCTACCGGCGCTGGGCGACGAAGGAGGATCTCGTGCTCGCCGCGATCCGCAGCGTCGGCCGCCCGCCGGAGGCCGAGGCCCTGCCCGACACCGGATCCCTGCGCGACGACCTCCTCGCCGTCGTCGACTCGGGCTGGCTCGGCGGCCCCGACCGGCGCGCGGCAGTGTTCGCCGGCCTCGCGCCCGCGATGCGCGGCTCGGAGCGCCTGGCGCGGGCGATCCGCTCCGAGGTCACGGATCCGTACGTCGAGGTCTACGGCCGCCTGCTGCGCCGCGCCGTCGAGCGGGGCGAGGCGCCCGCGCGGTCGGACGCCGCCGTCGCCGTGCTCGCCGAGGTCGTCCCCGCCATGAGCACGCAGCGCCTGGCGGCCGGGCGCGGCCCGGTGCGGCGCGCGTTCTTCGTGCAGGTGATCGACGAGGTGCTGCTCCCGGCCCTCGGCGTCCCGGATGCCGCCGGATAGCCTCGACCGCATGCAGATCCGCCCCGCGACGGACGTCGACTGGCCCCGCATCTTCCCCTTCTACCGGGCGATCGTCGACGCCGGCCGCACCTACGCGCTCCCGGCCGGGCAGTCGCTCGAGGAGGCGCGGCCGAACTGGATGGCCGAGGCGCCGGCCCGCACCCTCGTGGCGGTGGACGACGACGGCACGGTGCTCGGATCCGCCAAGGCCGGACCCAACCGCCCGGGTCGCGGTGCCCATGTCGCCACCGGGTCGTTCCTCGTGGATCCCGCGCACGGCGGCCGGGGCGTGGGTCGCGCGCTCGGCGAGCACGTGATCGCGTGGGCGCGCGCGGAGGGCTACCGGGCGATCCAGTTCAATGCGGTCGTGGAGACGAACCACGCGGCCGTGCACCTGTGGCGGTCGCTCGGCTTCCGGATCGTCGGCACCGTGCCCGCGGCCTTCGACCACGCGGATCACGGGCTCGTCGGCCTGCACGTGATGCACCTGCCGCTCGACTGAGCGGACCGGATCCGGCGTGCGGGACGATGTGCACATGTCAGAACATAGGCTACGTTGGACGGGCATCCGAACCGCCCCCGCCGAAGAGAAAGCAGCGCCGACATGAGCTCTGCCGAGAACGCAGCCTCTGCCGAGAACGCAGCCTCTGCCCCGACCCCGACGCACGACGTGATCACCATCGGCCGCGTCGGCGTCGACCTCTACCCGCTCCAGGACGGCGTGGGCCTCGAGGACGTCGAGACCTTCGGCAAGTACCTCGGCGGGAGCGCGGCGAACGTCGCCGTCGCGGCGGCCCGGCACGGCAGATCCGCCGCCCTGATCTCGCGCACGGGCGACGACCCGTTCGGCCGCTACGTCACGCGCGAGCTCGAGCGCCTCGGCGTCTCCGCGGAGTTCGTGA is from Clavibacter sp. A6099 and encodes:
- a CDS encoding TetR/AcrR family transcriptional regulator, encoding MDTPAAAPRPRVGRPVDRSGDAAILAAALDLVAERDYDGMALDEVAARTGRAKTTIYRRWATKEDLVLAAIRSVGRPPEAEALPDTGSLRDDLLAVVDSGWLGGPDRRAAVFAGLAPAMRGSERLARAIRSEVTDPYVEVYGRLLRRAVERGEAPARSDAAVAVLAEVVPAMSTQRLAAGRGPVRRAFFVQVIDEVLLPALGVPDAAG
- a CDS encoding GNAT family N-acetyltransferase is translated as MQIRPATDVDWPRIFPFYRAIVDAGRTYALPAGQSLEEARPNWMAEAPARTLVAVDDDGTVLGSAKAGPNRPGRGAHVATGSFLVDPAHGGRGVGRALGEHVIAWARAEGYRAIQFNAVVETNHAAVHLWRSLGFRIVGTVPAAFDHADHGLVGLHVMHLPLD